A genomic stretch from Onychostoma macrolepis isolate SWU-2019 chromosome 02, ASM1243209v1, whole genome shotgun sequence includes:
- the dsela gene encoding dermatan-sulfate epimerase-like protein: MFSWIMVMENMQRSAVLLCVLAVGLAFCGISSASDRYVSLNEHQTDNTTLSAHLHPKLYFDQTELRLMKQRATTTHRHIFKVIRNAVSVMLSNAAVYQPPVSHEDFGKKWNEIYGNNLPPLALYCLLQPEDATASQFLIEYMDRMVEYPDWTVSSAPNDEVPIAHSLTGFATAYDFIYTFLDTRRRLRYLRKIRSVTVELFELSKHRGWGKQFLQNHQTTNILAILIGALVAGEHNDPETMIWKQISVNYMEKTMFLLSHIVDGSLDEGVAYGSYTAKSITQYIYLALRHFQIDNTQNNWLRAHFMFYFATLLPGFQRTVGIADSNYNWFYGPESQLVFLDAYVIRNGSGNWLAEQIRKHRPKDGPMMQSAAQRWATLHTEYIWFDSALTALPPPDFNKATLHIFSNWGVVTYGAGLPQAQGNTFVSFKSGKLGGRAVYDIVHAQPYSWVEGWTNFNPGHEHPDQNSFTFAPNGVVFVSEALYGPKYSYLNNVLVFAPSPTSQCNQPWEGQLGECSKWLRWGEKEVGDTAGEVIAASSHQDMLFVSGESVSAYSSAMKLKSVYRALVLLNSQTLLVLDHIEKHERSPLSSLSAFFHNLDIDFRYVPHRSFGKYNGALMDVWDAHYKMFWLDAQGSSPVARIQEAEQAAEFKKRWTQYINVTFPMENTVTRVAYLMHGPYVKVSDCRFIDNSKNGVKISVTLNDTETVVSVVTNYEDIEARHGYLGFAGFAKTEDNRRIVQFGRGIQTLPSQVTKDFVFDFGLVVNISAVLTLCFAVAFLIKKRKFHVSFNMLIHCTLVCVLFLWVTELLSLFYGCEQLLCNVKSKDSSIYDGTDSSVHDLLPIITITSMPGSGAEILQHLFDNSSDFVYLRIPSTYLRFPVSPFVSLVDACEWSKADAQNGRFRVIQGWFHSIVHNVKLHLQNIQLHQSNDETENKVKGQRKRRMLLSEQTRTGGGKGTHMDIAYIQELRQHLVKYPNARPVLNMGSGGWFLKLPYLQEVIGRSLHSVHVVRDPRAWIYLMLYSSKPSLYLRKNIKRHIVNIFKQNIDGVDQGCAIVNSQFLSLKKILSQPDPNPVQLLAQLWLAHNSAGLKVSASLPPQTYLIVKFEDVVYFPEETARKIHNFLGIPVAPAALNQLTFATSTNLYNLIYEGDISPAKLNMWKDNMAVDEIKLIEDTCWPVMERLGYKRHTVSHSFL, encoded by the coding sequence ATGTTTTCTTGGATCATGGTCATGGAGAACATGCAGAGGTCTGCGGTTCTGCTCTGTGTCTTGGCCGTGGGACTTGCTTTCTGTGGAATTTCGTCTGCCTCAGACAGATATGTGTCCTTGAATGAACACCAAACAGACAATACCACCTTGTCAGCACACCTTCACCCCAAGCTATACTTTGATCAGACAGAATTGCGTTTGATGAAACAGAGGGCCACCACCACACATAGACACATATTTAAAGTTATTCGTAATGCTGTTTCTGTTATGTTATCCAATGCAGCTGTTTACCAGCCTCCGGTGAGTCATGAGGATTTCGGCAAGAAATGGAATGAGATTTATGGTAACAATTTGCCCCCTCTTGCACTATACTGTCTGCTTCAACCTGAGGATGCTACTGCCTCTCAGTTTTTGATTGAGTACATGGACCGAATGGTGGAGTATCCAGATTGGACGGTGTCCAGTGCGCCAAATGATGAGGTTCCCATTGCCCACTCTCTCACTGGATTTGCCACGGCGTATGATTTCATTTACACCTTTCTTGACACCCGCAGAAGATTGCGATATCTCAGGAAAATACGATCTGTTACCGTGGAGCTTTTCGAGCTTTCCAAGCACAGAGGATGGGGAAAGCAGTTTCTACAGAACCACCAGACAACTAATATACTAGCCATTCTCATTGGTGCTCTTGTGGCAGGGGAACATAATGACCCAGAGACCATGATATGGAAGCAAATATCAGTGAACTACATGGAAAAGACCATGTTCCTTCTTAGCCACATTGTTGATGGCTCTCTCGATGAGGGTGTTGCATACGGTAGCTACACAGCAAAATCCATCACTCAGTATATTTACTTAGCGTTGCGTCATTTTCAGATAGACAACACACAGAACAACTGGCTCAGAGCTCACTTCATGTTTTACTTCGCTACACTGCTTCCTGGATTTCAAAGAACGGTTGGCATTGCAGACTCCAATTACAACTGGTTCTATGGGCCAGAGAGCCAGCTTGTATTTCTGGATGCATACGTGATCCGAAATGGCTCAGGAAACTGGCTGGCAGAGCAGATTAGGAAGCATCGTCCAAAAGATGGACCCATGATGCAATCAGCAGCCCAACGCTGGGCTACTTTACATACAGAGTACATATGGTTCGACTCTGCTTTAACTGCACTGCCTCCACCTGACTTTAACAAAGCAACCTTGCACATTTTCTCCAACTGGGGTGTGGTGACATATGGGGCAGGGTTACCTCAAGCTCAAGGTAATACCTTTGTGTCATTTAAATCTGGAAAATTAGGAGGGCGAGCAGTGTATGATATTGTCCATGCACAACCTTACTCTTGGGTAGAAGGCTGGACGAACTTTAACCCCGGGCACGAGCACCCTGATCAAAACTCCTTTACTTTTGCACCAAATGGAGTGGTGTTTGTTTCTGAGGCCTTGTATGGCCCTAAATACAGCTATCTTAACAATGTGCTGGTATTTGCCCCCTCTCCCACCAGCCAGTGTAATCAGCCATGGGAAGGACAGTTGGGGGAATGTTCAAAGTGGCTACGATGGGGAGAAAAGGAAGTCGGGGATACTGCTGGGGAGGTCATTGCAGCTTCATCGCATCAGGACATGTTGTTTGTGAGTGGAGAGTCTGTGTCGGCCTATTCATCCGCCATGAAGCTAAAGAGTGTGTATCGCGCACTTGTGCTTCTCAACTCTCAAACATTACTTGTGCTGGACCACATTGAGAAACACGAGCGCTCCCCTCTCAGTTCTCTCAGTGCGTTTTTTCACAACCTTGACATTGATTTCAGGTACGTTCCTCACAGATCATTTGGAAAATACAATGGGGCTCTGATGGATGTGTGGGATGcacattacaaaatgttttggcTGGACGCTCAAGGATCCAGCCCTGTTGCCAGGATACAAGAGGCAGAACAGGCTGCTGAATTCAAAAAGAGATGGACGCAGTATATAAACGTGACCTTTCCCATGGAGAACACTGTCACTAGAGTGGCTTATTTGATGCATGGCCCATACGTCAAGGTCTCGGACTGTAGATTCATAGACAACAGTAAAAATGGAGTCAAAATATCAGTGACTCTTAATGACACAGAGACTGTTGTGTCAGTTGTAACAAACTACGAAGACATTGAGGCCAGACATGGCTACTTGGGCTTTGCAGGCTTTGCTAAAACAGAAGACAACAGAAGAATAGTTCAGTTTGGGCGGGGAATTCAAACCttgccaagtcaagtcacaaaAGATTTTGTGTTTGACTTTGGATTGGTGGTAAACATCTCTGCGGTGTTGACTTTATGTTTTGCTGTAGCTTTCTTAATCAAAAAAAGGAAGTTTCACGTGTCGTTTAATATGCTAATTCATTGCACTCTGGtctgtgtgttgtttttgtggGTGACTGaacttttgtctcttttttatGGCTGCGAACAGCTCTTGTGCAATGTTAAGTCAAAAGACAGCAGCATATATGATGGAACAGACTCTAGCGTCCATGACCTCCTCCCAATCATCACGATTACATCCATGCCAGGCTCGGGTGCAGAGATCCTTCAGCACCTTTTCGATAACAGCTCTGACTTTGTATACCTTCGGATCCCTTCGACCTACCTGCGGTTCCCCGTTTCTCCTTTCGTCTCTCTGGTGGACGCTTGCGAGTGGTCCAAAGCAGATGCGCAAAATGGACGATTTCGAGTCATTCAGGGATGGTTCCATTCCATAGTCCACAATGTGAAACTGCACCTGCAAAACATTCAGTTGCACCAGAGCAATGATGAAACAGAGAACAAAGTAAAAGGTCAAAGAAAGAGAAGGATGCTGCTGTCAGAGCAAACAAGGACAGGGGGTGGCAAGGGTACCCATATGGACATCGCATACATACAAGAGCTCAGACAGCACCTCGTAAAGTATCCAAACGCCCGGCCAGTGTTGAACATGGGCAGTGGAGGCTGGTTCTTGAAGCTGCCGTATCTTCAAGAGGTCATAGGTCGCTCACTTCACTCAGTTCATGTGGTCAGAGACCCTCGTGCATGGATTTATCTAATGCTGTACAGCAGCAAACCAAGCCTGTACTTACGTAAGAATATTAAAAGGCACATCGTCAACATTTTTAAGCAGAACATTGATGGTGTGGATCAGGGTTGTGCTATAGTGAACTCACAGTTCCTTTCTTTAAAGAAGATCCTCTCCCAGCCAGATCCCAACCCTGTACAGCTGCTAGCTCAGCTATGGCTGGCTCACAATTCAGCAGGGCTCAAGGTGAGTGCAAGCCTCCCCCCACAAACTTACCTTATAGTCAAATTTGAAGACGTTGTATACTTTCCTGAAGAGACAGCGAGAAAGATACATAACTTTCTTGGAATACCAGTTGCACCAGCTGCGTTAAACCAGCTGACATTCGCCA
- the tmx3a gene encoding protein disulfide-isomerase TMX3a isoform X2: MGSPVNVGKIDTTVHTSIASEFNIRGYPTIKLFKGELSFDYKGPRTKDAIIEFTNRVSGPVVRPLSSVQLFQHVMNRHDLIFVYIGGESLLKREYYKAATEYIVHTYFFTASEEVLPKVVTLQDVPAIAVFKDGTYYLYNEFLDGDLSSWINRERFPSYFQIDSFSLYQMGELSKLVALAVVDEKNPSEESIRYKTLMERLSTEYRDHYKSDYQFGFMDGNEYINGLIMGEVEMPSIIVLNMSIDGYCLPESKIETIEDLLRFLNSVLDGSAKLLGGNGFLQWTKRSFYKAKSTVVSMFQAAPFFSCFVFGLPVGIVALVIWGTCTAVPADDEKPVEGATANPVSDAHGKKAIELQPDSTEKPSEAKKED, encoded by the exons ATGGGCTCTCCTGTTAATGTTGGCAAGATTGATACCACAGTGCACACAA GTATTGCTTCAGAGTTTAATATTCGTGGATATCCAACCATAAAACT gtttaaagGAGAGCTGTCTTTTGACTACAAAGGGCCTAGAACAAAGGATGCTATTATTGAATTCACCAACCGAGTTTCAGG ACCTGTGGTAAGACCACTCTCTAGTGTTCAGTTATTCCAGCATGTTATGAATCGTCACGATCTTATCTTCGTTTACATTGGAGGGGAGTCGCTCCTTAAG aGGGAATACTACAAAGCTGCTACTGAGTATATTGTCCACACATATTTTTTCACTGCATCTGAGGAAGTCCTTCCAAAG GTGGTCACTCTGCAGGATGTTCCCGCCATTGCTGTGTTCAAAGATGGGACATACTACCTTTACAATG AATTTCTTGATGGTGATTTGTCTTCCTGGATAAATCGAGAACGTTTTCCCTCTTATTTCCAAATCGATAGCTTCAGTCTGTACCAGATGGGAGAACTAA GTAAACTTGTGGCACTGGCAGTAGTAGATGAGAAGAATCCATCTGAAGAAAGCATTCG TTACAAAACCTTGATGGAAAGGCTGTCAACTGAATACAGAGATCATTACAAAAG tGATTACCAGTTTGGTTTTATGGATGGTAATGAATATATCAACGGTTTAATTATGGG AGAAGTTGAGATGCCCTCCATCATTGTATTAAATATGAGCATTGATGGTTACTGTCTACCAGAAAGTAAGATTGAGACCATTGAGGATTTACTTCGCTTCCTAAACAGTGTTTTGGATGGCAGTGCGAAG CTACTCGGGGGAAATGGATTTTTGCAGTGGACTAAGAGATCTTTCTATAAAGCGAAGTCTACTGTGGTG TCGATGTTCCAGGCAGCTCCATTCTTCTCCTGTTTTGTGTTTGGACTACCAGTGGGTATAGTTGCACTGGTTATCTGGGGTACATGTACTGCTGTACCAGCGGATGATGAGAAACCTGTGGAAGGAGCTACAGCAAATCCTGTTTCAGATGCACATGGGAAGAAGGCAATAGAATTACAGCCTGACAGCACAGAAAAACCCTCTGAAGCAAAGAAAGAGGATTAA
- the tmx3a gene encoding protein disulfide-isomerase TMX3a isoform X1 has protein sequence MRNLILTVLLSVIAVVSGYVEELDDKFKEYLQHELWLVEFYAPWCAYCHTFEPIWHEVGAELKSMGSPVNVGKIDTTVHTSIASEFNIRGYPTIKLFKGELSFDYKGPRTKDAIIEFTNRVSGPVVRPLSSVQLFQHVMNRHDLIFVYIGGESLLKREYYKAATEYIVHTYFFTASEEVLPKVVTLQDVPAIAVFKDGTYYLYNEFLDGDLSSWINRERFPSYFQIDSFSLYQMGELSKLVALAVVDEKNPSEESIRYKTLMERLSTEYRDHYKSDYQFGFMDGNEYINGLIMGEVEMPSIIVLNMSIDGYCLPESKIETIEDLLRFLNSVLDGSAKLLGGNGFLQWTKRSFYKAKSTVVSMFQAAPFFSCFVFGLPVGIVALVIWGTCTAVPADDEKPVEGATANPVSDAHGKKAIELQPDSTEKPSEAKKED, from the exons ATGAGAAACTTAATACTTACAG TGCTTCTGTCGGTCATTGCTGTGGTGTCAGGATACGTGGAGGAACTCGATGACAA GTTTAAGGAATACCTACAGCATGAACTCTGGCTGGTGGAG TTTTATGCGCCATGGTGTGCATACTGTCACACATTTGAGCCAATATGGCATGAAGTCGGTGCAGAGCTAAAGAGTATGGGCTCTCCTGTTAATGTTGGCAAGATTGATACCACAGTGCACACAA GTATTGCTTCAGAGTTTAATATTCGTGGATATCCAACCATAAAACT gtttaaagGAGAGCTGTCTTTTGACTACAAAGGGCCTAGAACAAAGGATGCTATTATTGAATTCACCAACCGAGTTTCAGG ACCTGTGGTAAGACCACTCTCTAGTGTTCAGTTATTCCAGCATGTTATGAATCGTCACGATCTTATCTTCGTTTACATTGGAGGGGAGTCGCTCCTTAAG aGGGAATACTACAAAGCTGCTACTGAGTATATTGTCCACACATATTTTTTCACTGCATCTGAGGAAGTCCTTCCAAAG GTGGTCACTCTGCAGGATGTTCCCGCCATTGCTGTGTTCAAAGATGGGACATACTACCTTTACAATG AATTTCTTGATGGTGATTTGTCTTCCTGGATAAATCGAGAACGTTTTCCCTCTTATTTCCAAATCGATAGCTTCAGTCTGTACCAGATGGGAGAACTAA GTAAACTTGTGGCACTGGCAGTAGTAGATGAGAAGAATCCATCTGAAGAAAGCATTCG TTACAAAACCTTGATGGAAAGGCTGTCAACTGAATACAGAGATCATTACAAAAG tGATTACCAGTTTGGTTTTATGGATGGTAATGAATATATCAACGGTTTAATTATGGG AGAAGTTGAGATGCCCTCCATCATTGTATTAAATATGAGCATTGATGGTTACTGTCTACCAGAAAGTAAGATTGAGACCATTGAGGATTTACTTCGCTTCCTAAACAGTGTTTTGGATGGCAGTGCGAAG CTACTCGGGGGAAATGGATTTTTGCAGTGGACTAAGAGATCTTTCTATAAAGCGAAGTCTACTGTGGTG TCGATGTTCCAGGCAGCTCCATTCTTCTCCTGTTTTGTGTTTGGACTACCAGTGGGTATAGTTGCACTGGTTATCTGGGGTACATGTACTGCTGTACCAGCGGATGATGAGAAACCTGTGGAAGGAGCTACAGCAAATCCTGTTTCAGATGCACATGGGAAGAAGGCAATAGAATTACAGCCTGACAGCACAGAAAAACCCTCTGAAGCAAAGAAAGAGGATTAA